From Gammaproteobacteria bacterium, a single genomic window includes:
- a CDS encoding cytochrome C552, with the protein MLATLFAAFALTLQSGAANAARPSGKIGENWGDPKGLVCVECHRSVSPGLTQQWNDSQHGQTGVNCLDCHKAEKGDADAFDHNGETIALIVTPKDCSQCHVTEFEEMDGSHHAHAGRILASLDNLLGEVVGGPAAVNAGCRQCHGAKVEIGPDGRPTMETWPNTGIGRLNPDGSEGSCTACHGRHRFSKAQARTPDTCGKCHVGPDHPQIEVYNESKHGITYRALIDEMNMDSDKWVAGIDYSAAPTCASCHMSAGGNQGKTHNVGDRISWNLRSPISKHINLVRLENGQEFDVPEGKDLPKVGDEAKGSKVVEVVTWEERRANMKQICRACHTNSTVDGHYKQFDDVVDLYNEKFATPIAAIMGELKQNGYITPTPFDEPIEWTWWEIWHHEGRRARHGASMSGPDYTWWNGIYEVAKHTYFEFIPQLKEVVIEKDGNDEFAVTMLETYFKPIDGHNWYFEGMSTEQLDKVRKGFEDRYGKGALK; encoded by the coding sequence ATGCTGGCCACCCTATTCGCGGCTTTCGCGCTCACCTTACAGTCCGGCGCGGCGAATGCCGCCAGGCCATCGGGCAAGATCGGCGAGAACTGGGGCGATCCGAAAGGGCTGGTCTGCGTCGAGTGTCACCGGTCGGTGTCACCGGGGCTGACCCAGCAGTGGAACGACAGCCAGCATGGTCAGACTGGGGTCAATTGCCTGGATTGTCACAAGGCCGAGAAAGGCGATGCCGATGCGTTTGACCACAATGGTGAGACGATCGCGCTCATCGTGACGCCCAAGGACTGCTCCCAATGCCACGTGACGGAATTTGAGGAGATGGACGGCTCGCACCACGCCCACGCCGGCCGGATCCTCGCCTCGCTGGACAACCTCCTGGGTGAGGTGGTCGGTGGACCCGCTGCGGTGAACGCGGGCTGCCGGCAGTGCCATGGCGCCAAGGTCGAGATCGGGCCCGACGGCAGGCCGACGATGGAGACCTGGCCCAACACGGGTATCGGTCGCCTGAACCCGGACGGCAGCGAAGGTTCGTGCACCGCCTGCCACGGCCGCCACCGTTTCTCCAAGGCCCAGGCGCGCACCCCGGATACCTGCGGCAAGTGCCATGTCGGACCCGACCATCCGCAGATCGAGGTCTACAACGAGTCCAAGCACGGTATCACCTACCGGGCCCTCATCGACGAGATGAACATGGATTCCGACAAGTGGGTCGCCGGAATCGATTATTCCGCGGCACCGACCTGTGCCTCCTGCCACATGAGCGCTGGCGGCAACCAGGGCAAGACCCACAACGTGGGTGACCGGATCTCCTGGAACCTGCGTTCGCCGATCTCAAAGCATATCAACCTGGTGCGCCTGGAGAACGGCCAGGAGTTCGACGTCCCCGAGGGCAAGGATCTGCCGAAGGTCGGCGACGAGGCCAAGGGTTCCAAGGTGGTCGAGGTCGTGACCTGGGAGGAGCGCCGGGCGAACATGAAGCAGATCTGCCGCGCCTGCCACACGAACTCCACCGTGGACGGGCACTACAAGCAGTTCGATGACGTGGTGGATCTCTATAACGAAAAGTTCGCCACGCCCATAGCGGCCATCATGGGCGAGTTGAAGCAGAACGGCTATATCACCCCGACCCCGTTCGACGAGCCGATTGAGTGGACCTGGTGGGAGATCTGGCACCACGAGGGACGGCGGGCACGGCACGGCGCCTCAATGAGCGGCCCCGACTATACCTGGTGGAACGGCATCTACGAAGTTGCCAAGCACACCTACTTCGAGTTCATCCCGCAGTTGAAGGAGGTCGTGATCGAGAAGGACGGCAACGACGAGTTCGCCGTGACGATGCTGGAGACGTACTTCAAGCCGATCGACGGCCACAACTGGTACTTCGAGGGCATGAGTACGGAACAGCTCGACAAGGTCCGCAAGGGCTTCGAGGATCGTTACGGGAAGGGCGCGCTCAAGTAG
- a CDS encoding tetratricopeptide repeat protein, giving the protein MPRFSCLFLLLFLPLLLLADNVSGSPAAQLIEQGDALKGKSEFAAAMAKYREAVSKDPESAPALFKLGGMQLVQQQYAAAIDSFQRSLTLDPGNANAFVGMAVAYLHAGSYELAEAALDEAVRLDPSKKARVDEVRVWIEERSGETTGHGTTEGGMSGAAAGGQGGH; this is encoded by the coding sequence ATGCCGAGATTTTCCTGCCTGTTCTTGCTGTTGTTCCTCCCCCTGTTGCTATTGGCAGATAACGTGTCCGGCAGCCCTGCGGCACAACTGATCGAGCAGGGGGACGCACTCAAGGGAAAGAGCGAGTTTGCGGCTGCAATGGCCAAGTATCGGGAGGCCGTCTCAAAGGATCCCGAGTCCGCACCGGCGCTGTTCAAGCTCGGCGGCATGCAACTGGTTCAGCAGCAGTACGCTGCCGCCATCGACAGCTTCCAGCGTTCCTTGACGCTAGATCCGGGCAACGCCAATGCGTTCGTGGGCATGGCGGTCGCCTATCTGCATGCCGGTTCTTACGAGCTTGCCGAGGCTGCACTGGATGAGGCGGTGCGACTCGATCCGAGCAAGAAGGCCAGAGTCGATGAGGTGCGGGTGTGGATCGAAGAGCGCTCAGGAGAGACAACGGGACACGGGACCACGGAGGGAGGCATGAGCGGCGCGGCCGCAGGGGGGCAAGGGGGACACTAG
- a CDS encoding c-type cytochrome, producing the protein MRDRGLTLLTVLASFLLCSSATAADPRSPSMLANPCAGCHGTNGASGGGAMPNIGGLNKLYLQEVLKQFKSGARDSTIMGRIMRGYSDLEINAIAAYMSEQEWVPASFQENAAQIAEGKKIHTSSNCDTCHADDGRMQNDITPRLAGQWPEYLYNTLAIYHDIGAPASQPVAMRQRVQKLSPEELEAVANFYAAQR; encoded by the coding sequence ATGCGAGACAGAGGACTGACACTATTAACCGTCCTGGCCAGTTTCCTGCTCTGCAGCAGCGCCACGGCCGCTGATCCGCGCTCACCCAGCATGCTGGCCAATCCCTGCGCGGGGTGCCATGGGACCAACGGCGCCAGCGGCGGCGGCGCCATGCCAAACATCGGCGGCCTGAACAAGCTGTACTTGCAGGAGGTGCTGAAACAGTTCAAGTCCGGCGCCCGGGACTCCACCATCATGGGGCGGATCATGCGCGGGTACAGCGATCTTGAGATCAACGCCATCGCGGCCTACATGAGCGAGCAGGAATGGGTGCCCGCGAGTTTCCAGGAGAATGCGGCGCAGATCGCGGAAGGCAAGAAGATACATACCTCCTCGAACTGTGATACCTGCCACGCCGATGACGGGCGCATGCAGAACGACATCACGCCGAGACTGGCCGGGCAATGGCCGGAATACCTCTACAACACGCTGGCGATCTACCACGATATCGGTGCCCCCGCGAGTCAGCCGGTCGCGATGCGCCAGCGGGTGCAGAAGCTGTCGCCGGAAGAGCTCGAGGCCGTTGCCAATTTCTACGCGGCACAACGATAG